aacTTGCAGTTTTCTATGATGCAAATATAGGTGTTCGCGCTTCGTTGAGAGCACTTTTTAGTTCTTtctagctttggtgagccttcctTGCATTACGGAGGACTCCACTCTTGTCCTTCAGTTTAGTAATTTTGAAGTGTTGTGACTCTTGTCCTAACATCCATGTTGAACTATAAagacttcatagatagttagtgtAAAGTTTTTGTCAGTATTTCCTTTGAACTATTTTGAcaaactattattattttcagaCAGTTTTGAGTATACTATTTGAGATAGTTTGAGCTTTGAGAAGTTTTGAGgcttttgaatttaaattctgttttaaagtttcaatttccttgAATCAGTCTTCCACTAAGTAGTCAGGCGgttcaagggttcgcttggaaatcagcaatggttttcgagtgctGGTCaggtccagggtgtaggctcggggtgtgacacttGTACATGTGACTACTAggttttgggggggggggggNACCGCAAGAAAgacaaaagctagggtttcaagtcttCCAGTCAAGTTTTTCTTCAAACCTCTTTAAGAGCTTTGtgcttccaggtatgtaaggctattcataGTActggactagttcatcctcacaccctacatctcaATTCAGTCAGTAGCAAGTTGAAACTAGGGTTTTGTCTTCACTTTTAGGAGATCCCTATACTATGAGACTATGATACTTTATGCATTGAACTTCTTGAATTATTATCCATGCTTGTagttccacatgaaccctatatATTGAgctttattaaaaatattttgagctaGTAATTTTTCTTACATTGATTTTGAAAACTAAAGCGAgtttaaaagaaaagttttaaaacattgttttgaaaaagagtTTAAGGGAACTTAAAAGGTTCCGAATGTATcctttttatattgaaaaggATAGGATTATTTTCAGAAAAGTATAAAGAGTGTTAGTTCTTATATATTGATCTTAGACTTGAAAGATAATTCCATAAGTAAACGTTTTAAATGCAAGTTTTGAATAGAGTCTATAAAGGAATGATCAAATGATTTCATATGTACTATTTGACAgttgagaaagagaaagagtataATTGATGTTTCTGAAAAGTACTTCAGAAAAGCAAAGCGAAAAGTAAATTAAAGTAATAGTCTCTTTCTTTGTAAAGCGTGATTGAGCATAAtggatattgaatatttttggagtagtatcgagcatcAAATTGGGTAAGAGTCTATTTTTAACTCAAGTCCCATAAAATTATGTAGCACGTAAGATAAGATCGCACCAATTTATCGTGTGACTCCTCACTACCTCTGAGAAGGCCTATTAGAAGGATCCATAGTTACATTAGCATCCTATACCTCGGCAAGGTAAAGGATGGCCCTTGCAACGTGGGCGAAATATTGTACCATTGCTAGGCTCATAGTAATgattgttggttagagaaactccccacaCAGTAAAGTATATCATTTTCATATTGATTTTATTGCATATCTTATTATAAAGCTTAATTGgttttcattttatattcatgtattgatttagttgagttgcTTTCAGTCATtcagttcagttatttgtttATTCATTCATATTACATATTCGTACactcaatgtactgatgtcattcaacTTGCAGCTTCCTATGATGCAGATATGGGTGTTCGCACTTCGTTGAGAGCACTTTTTAGTTCTTtctagctttggtgagccttcctTGCATTACGGCGGACTCCACTCTTGTCCTTCAGTTTAGTAATTTTGAGGTGTTGTGACTCTTGTCCTAACATCCATGTTGAAATATAAagacttcatagatagttagtgtTAAGTTTTTGTCAGTATTTCCTTTGAACTATTTTGAcaaactattattattttcagaCAGTTTTGAGTAtattatttgagataatttgaGCTTTGAGAAGTTTTGagacttttgaatttaaattttgttttaaagtttcaatttccttgAATCAGTCTTCTACTAAGTAGTCAGCCGGGTCAAGGGTTCACTTGGAAATCagcaatggttttcgagtgctGGCCaggtccagggtgtaggctcggggtgtgacacttGTACATGTGACTACTAGGTTTTGGGGGATTATATTTGAGTTATGTTATGTTATCAGCGTTGTTGCATTATGTTAGTCTTTTATTCTGTTTTACTTCTGCATTTATCTCTTCCgttgggttttaggctgacttatCGCGGTGGGGTACGACAAGTATCATCACGCTAGTTTTTGGATCGGgacaaatggtatcagagccccaagTTCATAGGCCTCATAAGTGTACAAGTTAAGTCAAGTAAAGTCTCGAGGATCGATGCAAAGTTATTTGTTGTTCATCTTCAAGAGGCTATGAAAATGGTTAGAAAACTTcctttttattcattcattcttaTCGTGTGTGGTTACCTTAGCTAGTATTGAGTTTTCGCGTATTCATTTGGCAGATAGCGAGGAGTATATCTTCTATTGGCGGTAAAGGAGGGAAGCTAGTACTCGAGTTAGTTTTTGAGACCCCAGATAGAGGTAGAGGTAGAACCCGAGCTACAAGCAAAGGTCGTGCCCATGGAGTGGCACCCTTGAGAGGTCTGGCAAAGATGTCTCTCTCGAGCTAGAGATTGATGTAGGAGAGACCAGGTTCCTCGAGAGTACGCAGCCACACCATTACTTCAGGATAGCTTATTGAGGTTGTTGTGTTTCCTCGAGAGTGAGTGTGTGTCTGCGTATATGTGTGTGCGTGTGTGCGTATGTGTGCGTGTGTTAGCCTGTATTAATGTTTTGTAGTTACTTGGTTATATTGATGTTTTGGAACCGGCCGTATGATCCTATCCGTACAtggtggttgtgtattgatactatACTTTTTTTTAGTATAGGATATATTCAGGCGGTTGATACGAGACCTCAGTTAAGGGACACTTGATATTCAAATCCAAGGGTAAGCTACTCTTCCGTGCTGCCATGGattcttcttcacttctttgTCCATCTTTCCGGACATAGAAATTTTTAGATTATTAGatttatgttttctagtttttgGGGTTGCTTCCCCATTCTTGACGATTTAGAATTTTGGTACTATGACTTTCAGATTCTAGGGGTTAAATTTTGCATTGTTAGCTTAAATTGTTTCCTTAGTGTTTTACATTATAAGTTGCAGCTTAAAATAGTTGATGAGTTAAGTTTGGGTTAGTCATCGATTCTCCCACCAGATGGTCAGTGTGGGTGTCACTCGTGACGATCTACGTTGTGAcactaacatttttttttatttttcactcgGTGCCCGAAGCCCCAACTAAATTATGCTCCTAATAAGAAAAACTCGACTCAAAAAAATTGGTTAATATAAGGCGAAGCCACAAACTACATATATTTCaagatttttaaaatctaaCTTGATATTTAATACgctctaatttaattttatttcagaATAGTTATTAATAACAACTAAGAATCCTACATAaaatttactttatatatattgtgtaattttttctacGGAATGAATCCCTAGCGTGTGTGTTTGAAAGATCattttgcaagaaaaaaaaaaggtcactAGACTCGTTAAGCACGAGCCTCAACAGTCTTTAACTACATGAAGACCttttgtaataatatatatatttttttttttttatttagaaatattTAAGTCATTTTCAGAAAATGGCCAAATCAGTATAGTTAGTAAATGGTAGCTAGAAATGTAAAATGTTTTATTAGTTATGGCTATATATGAATAGTCATAATTCCTTACTTAAAAGTCGGCACCGGAATAAAATTATTGACGACGTGGCATTCTTTAATAGCTTGTTATAAAGTTCTAATTatctaaataaataaaggaaaaattctTTCGGCCAGAAAATTTGTCAGAATTTGGTCAGAATGGTAAAATAGCATATTTCacattatgttattttattttttttgaatatttttacccttttaactttaatatcttataattaaaaatggaaaaaatatcagtttattttaagttaattcCAAATGTACTTTTGgattaaatgaaatatttattggTCATGCAAATCATTACATTACATTTTTGTATTAGTGATTACTTAGCACTAATCAAGGAATTTAGGATGTCCTGTCATGGCATTCTCGAAATTAGGAGGAAAAAAGTGGAATATCCATAAATAGGAATAAAGTGTAGAGCTAATCAAGAGTCAGGTAGCAAATGAGCGGATCAAATTAATTGTTATGAGGTAGAAAAAACTTTTATCATGCATGCAATACAAGTGTTGTAACGAAATATTTCTTAACTCAACCAACATGGCATACCCAATCAATAGAAGTGATTGAATAGATTGAGCGGATTTAGATTGATTTTGCCACTCTTATctgatatatacaacaaaaaaatgactaaaatttGGTAAActacttttaatttaatttgtagaTCTATTTTATAGATGAAAGggatatgataaaatatttttttgttaaatatcaTCACTAAATTTAGTGCAATAGAGAGCTCTACGAAGATTAACAAAAATACTACATAGAGTATTTAgtgattaattttattaataatatatttcctttaaaaaaaaaaaggattgtcTAACACCTAATTCATGAAACCATTTATGTTATTAGtatgaattttgttgttttaaagaAGACgaaaaatgtatttaaaatataaatatattgaattatttAGGATGTACAactatattgaattattttttggggctaaaatatccaaaaataaaaaaattgactattCTTTTTTAGGTTCATTAGGGTTGGGGGAGGGGTGGGGGTGGTTATTGAAAATTGTCAGTGTGCATTCAGCTTAAGACTTTGAAGAATACTTTTGTTGACTTAAATCAACACTAAAATATACAACATGATCGAATATTaggtaataattaattattttatttttaagagaaagaaccaagagaaatacataattaaatcaaatatagTTAGGCTTGAgccttgaagtaaaataatcaAAGTTGGTTTATACaataatagaaaattttatACTAAATGATATCCATCACTTTTTAGCATTTTGACATTTAGACGATCCACTTTTTAGACTAAGGTTGAGAGTTTGATCAATTCGATCTTAATAAATTTACTCCTACtgtttataataaattaataaacttaaatttaataataaaaaaataaaattaatacatattttatcaTTTGACTATAATTAACTAGTAAATATATTAGTATTTAAAAAGGTCTAGGAAGCAAGTGGTTATGAACATGTCTGCTTTCTAGATAatgataatttgattatttattatgtattttttttcattttaaattatttattttactttttaagtatattatatatttttatataaatattattataaattataataattaacaacttgaaatatttaaaaaacatatgaacAAATTCGATTGACTTTCGAAATTCTATTGATACCACAAAAATAGGACAAAGGATGTAATATATACTATTatgaaataacataaaaagtactataaatcacaataattaacaacttaaaatactcaaaaatcatataaaaaattggatgacttatcaaattatattcatatcatataaattgaaataaaagaaataacatTTATTAAACTCATACCGACATAGGCTCTTGTATATATAAAGTTTATTTACAAGATATATACTTGATTTGCATTCAccaataatatattcaaagctagtttggtgtgaggtataaggtataataatttcATGATAAACTGTAGGACTATTTtatctcatgtttgattggaGATATTTAGGTAGTCATTAAATTAGTTATCCcgtcatttttattataatggtggaataagttatctcatatacatgatGAAATAACTAAGATCAGttatcctcaaataatttattCCCAACTAAACAAGCCCTTAGTGTTAGATAAGAGCATGAATACGTTTTTGTCATTTCCATTCTTCAAAGTTGCATTAATTAGTCGTTCAAAAACATTGCAGTCTTTTTCTCCTTAATTAGTGCTTGTAACAATCTTATTAGGATAAGATTAAGTTATTTGTCCTAATTTTAACCATTATCCATGtttcatagttcaaaatgaTTGTTAGAAGTTTAGTgcttttgatttaaaaatacgTCACCCAATGGCATAGGATGAGGTCATTATtcctcaaaatattttttaagtgttTGGTCACACAAACTTGTCTAAAATTTACTTTTGGGAAAGAAAAATGTtcaattatacttttttctaaaaagtctTTCTTTGGAACAATTCAAAAATTCCATAAAACAGTCACCACCCAAACACatctttattatattataataaatctGCATTATCAGTGTAATTTAACTAGCTATAATAggttatcattttattttccaAGTTActatatatcaaaatttatatgaaaattaatatattgGTATGGCATATAGGTCAACTTAACTagactataattttttttaaatacacaaaaattaaataaattcttctcaattatatttattttaaaactaacTTAGCTTATATAAATTACGACAATAATCATACTTCAATCCCAAATAAATTAATGTCATACTcactaaccaaaaaaaaaaaaaatactcactAACCATATTCCGTTAACTTATACATACATTAACGGTATAAATCTTATTTCTTTAACCTGTTATACCGTATAACCGGCCTCTCAAAATTCTACAAACATTTACCTAAATTTATCTTTAAGataacttaacaaaataaaataaaataaaataaaataaaatctacattatcaatatataaaaattattttttccaaaaaaatattcaaaagccCGAAATAGTCCATGTGGACCCGGTCCGAGGTGTTGTCTTTCCCTCTATATATTGTTAACACCCCAAACTCTTAAATCACACCATAGTGTTCATTTTAGACTTCAAACATACACACACAACAATATTTCACTACTTCCTATTCTcaactcccccccccccccccaaccaaCACCATGGAATGTGGTGATCACAAAACCACAACAACAATTTCTTCAATGAattcatcatcatcaacatttGCTAGTACTATTTCTGCCACTCCAACAAGTGGATTGTCACCTAAAAGAAGCATATTATTATCAACTCCTCCAATGAATATTGTTCTTTCTCCATGTGCTGCTTGTAAAATCCTTCGTAGGAGATGTGTTGAGAAATGTGTTTTGGCACCTTATTTTCCTCCCACTGACCCTCTTAAGTTCACCATTGCTCATAGAGTCTTTGGTGCTAGCAACATCATCAAAATGTTGCAGGTAATCTGTCTTATTTTTGTTCGTTTTGATTGGTAGAATAGATCTTATTTTACATTCATATTCATTCATCTCATGTTTTCACATTCAATACATAATTTACTTGTTTTTGTTGTTAGTATATTTTAACATATGTTATAACAGATAAATCGTatcattatataaatttatacacGCGGTCAAGATCTATAAAAGTTGATCGCTTTTAATAATTATCATGTGTTGTTAAAGATATGTGAACATAGATATATAcaactaaatattaatttcttGTTATTAGTTAGTGGTCTTCGATGTTAGGccaattattttagcaaataatGCTTACTTTTAGTTGttcattttgttttctttgacTTAATTTTAGGTGTAGTGCGACTTCTTAGTCCcctaaatttatattttttcaaattttcccttttattaatTGTACCTTCTTTTTTAAGTTCAAGCTTTTAGACCCTAACAAAACTTCAAACGTGAAAAAAATTGTGGCTTGACATTAATTTTCATCCCtcattttaaattcaatattttgtttattgtaTTACACGTTACATAAATGGTGATAGTTATAATAAGACAGGCAACATAATCTACTACAACAATATGTAACATTATATATCGTCTAAATAATTTCAGGAGCTTCCAGAGGAACAAAGAGTGGACGCGGTGAATAGTATGGTGTATGAAGCAAATGCAAGAATAAGAGATCCAGTTTATGGTTGTGCTGGTGCAATTTGTCaattacaaaaacaaataagTGAACTCCAAGCAGAATTTGCAAAAGCACAAGcagaaatcttgaatttaaagtgtcaaaattcaaatttgttgGCCTTAGTTTGCATGGAAGTATCAGAAAATAGCAGCAGCAGCTTATTATTATCTTCAGATCATATTAAtgattatgaaaataataatgataatactAGCATGTTTTTGGAAGACAACAATTTATATGGAGCTTGGGAACCACTTTGGACATGATTAAAATAATGTTGTGGTCAAAATTAATTAGACATTTATAATTGTCCCCCAAgaaaaaaggggtagaaaaagTTAGtgatatatttttagaaaatttaataaaaatatgtaatatcAAGGAATTGGACTTTTTGACGAAATCAGATGTAACTCATGAGAgacttattttatttgaagaagaattatAATATTATAGAAGAATGTTTTACtactttaatttcttgatgatgaatatatttccttaaatacttggatttaattaacttaattattataccttgtgaataatttgttttaaattatcaGTATACTTTGATATGCTTTAGGAGTAGCAAGTAATTTgcctttattttaatttaattactaggttattttttaatattattaatgtatAAGTTAAACTCATCACGTTCAAAAAGAATGGACCACTCACGACAATAAGAAGAAGTAGTACTTCAAATTCACATACCCTTAAAATAACTTGTAAATTTCtcgtgtttatttttttatatattgaatcagtttaataaaaaatatgactgTCACTAACTTCAATAGTTATTTTCATAgctgtttttttaattatcttttattttttagaaagataCGTTGCCTTTGACTGGTTTAGGTAGGTTAACTATATAGACTTTAATTTATGGCTAGCTATGCTctaaagttttccaaaaaaaaaaatcattttctcgTTGAAATAATGTTggagaaaaaggaaattaagtGGGTGGGTAcgcatttatttattttaaaataataattatcattatatatatatatatatatcccctTTAATGTGAAAATCATTTAGGGGCCGTTTAGTtactggttagagttatgcaggtattagttatgcatgtattagttatgcagggcttagttatgcagggtttagttatgtAGGGTTTAGTAGTGTTGGGTTTAATCATGTGGGTATTAGCTATGCggatattagttatgtaggtattatttagttatgtagagattgcaatacataaattattaactattaaatattaaacttgttataaattattaatatatattatttacaaaataataatacatgctAATAAAATATggaatatattgaataatatataaTGCTAATATTT
The DNA window shown above is from Solanum stenotomum isolate F172 chromosome 6, ASM1918654v1, whole genome shotgun sequence and carries:
- the LOC125867972 gene encoding LOB domain-containing protein 1-like — its product is MECGDHKTTTTISSMNSSSSTFASTISATPTSGLSPKRSILLSTPPMNIVLSPCAACKILRRRCVEKCVLAPYFPPTDPLKFTIAHRVFGASNIIKMLQELPEEQRVDAVNSMVYEANARIRDPVYGCAGAICQLQKQISELQAEFAKAQAEILNLKCQNSNLLALVCMEVSENSSSSLLLSSDHINDYENNNDNTSMFLEDNNLYGAWEPLWT